In a genomic window of Zootoca vivipara chromosome 5, rZooViv1.1, whole genome shotgun sequence:
- the AIFM2 gene encoding ferroptosis suppressor protein 1 isoform X1 yields the protein MGGQISVDKSVQVVIVGGGFGGIEAARKLKCWGVPFILVDMRDAFHHNVAALRAAVQSGFAKKTFISFSKTFGGSFRQGLVVGIDLEKQHVLLNDGEQLCYSHLILATGSDGPFPGKFDRPMDMQSAIQTYEDMVEEVEKSPRIVIVGGGSAGVEMAAEVKTKYPNKEVTLIHSKVALADAEVLPRVRQEVKESLLKEGVHLLLSQKVENLQSLTLNKFKENMIVKTDKGTEIVTDMVILCTGIKVNSAAYSGAFSDKLASNGALQVNEYLQVKGYDNIYAIGDCADVNEPKMAYHAGLHADVAVTNIVNSLTQKPLKTYTPGSLTFLISLGRCDGVGQISDCYVGHLLVTIVKSRDLFISQSWRKMNQCMPC from the exons ATGGGCGGCCAAATCTCTGTGGACAAGTCGGTGCAGGTGGTGATAGTCGGTGGCGGCTTCGGTGGCATTGAAGCTGCCCGCAAGCTCAAGTGTTGGGGAGTCCCCTTCATCCTGGTGGACATGAGGGATGCTTTCCACCACAACGTCGCTGCTCTCCGGGCTGCCGTACAGAGTG GATTTGCCAAGAAAACTTTCATCTCCTTCTCCAAGACCTTTGGAGGCAGTTTCCGGCAGGGTCTGGTAGTTGGAATTGACTTGGAGAAACAGCATGTCCTGTTGAATGATGGTGAA CAGCTCTGCTATTCCCACCTGATCCTTGCCACAGGGAGTGATGGGCCTTTCCCAGGAAAATTTGACAGACCCATGGACATGCAGTCTGCTATTCAGACCTACGAGGACATGGTTGAAGAG GTTGAAAAATCTCCCCGCATAGTAATTGTGGGCGGTGGTTCTGCTGGTGTTGAAATGGCTGCGGAGGTCAAGACGAAGTATCCCAACAAAGAG GTCACCCTTATTCACTCAAAAGTTGCACTGGCAGATGCAGAAGTGCTCCCCAGAGTTCGGCAGGAGGTGAAGGAGTCCCTTTTAAAAGAGGGGGTACATCTCTTATTGA GTCAGAAAGTTGAAAACCTGCAATCACTGACTTTAAACAAATTCAAAGAGAACATGATAGTGAAGACAGACAAAGGCACAGAGATTGTTACTGACATGGTGATTCTCTGCACTGGGATAAAAGTCAATTCCGCAGCATACAGCGGTGCATTCA GCGACAAGCTGGCAAGTAATGGTGCTTTGCAAGTGAATGAGTACCTTCAGGTTAAAGGATATGATAACATTTATGCTATTGGCGATTGCGCTGATGTGAACGAGCCAAAAATGGCATACCATGCTGGGCTCCATGCAGATGTTGCAGTGACAAACATTGTCAACAGCCTGACACAGAAGCCTCTGAAAACCTATACACCAG GATCACTCACGTTCCTGATCTCACTGGGAAGATGTGATGGAGTGGGCCAAATCAGTGACTGCTACGTGGGACATCTCTTAGTGACAATTGTTAAAAGCAGGGATCTTTTCATCTCACAAAGCTGGAGAAAGATGAATCAGTGTATGCCATGCTAG
- the AIFM2 gene encoding ferroptosis suppressor protein 1 isoform X2: MGGQISVDKSVQVVIVGGGFGGIEAARKLKCWGVPFILVDMRDAFHHNVAALRAAVQSGFAKKTFISFSKTFGGSFRQGLVVGIDLEKQHVLLNDGELCYSHLILATGSDGPFPGKFDRPMDMQSAIQTYEDMVEEVEKSPRIVIVGGGSAGVEMAAEVKTKYPNKEVTLIHSKVALADAEVLPRVRQEVKESLLKEGVHLLLSQKVENLQSLTLNKFKENMIVKTDKGTEIVTDMVILCTGIKVNSAAYSGAFSDKLASNGALQVNEYLQVKGYDNIYAIGDCADVNEPKMAYHAGLHADVAVTNIVNSLTQKPLKTYTPGSLTFLISLGRCDGVGQISDCYVGHLLVTIVKSRDLFISQSWRKMNQCMPC; encoded by the exons ATGGGCGGCCAAATCTCTGTGGACAAGTCGGTGCAGGTGGTGATAGTCGGTGGCGGCTTCGGTGGCATTGAAGCTGCCCGCAAGCTCAAGTGTTGGGGAGTCCCCTTCATCCTGGTGGACATGAGGGATGCTTTCCACCACAACGTCGCTGCTCTCCGGGCTGCCGTACAGAGTG GATTTGCCAAGAAAACTTTCATCTCCTTCTCCAAGACCTTTGGAGGCAGTTTCCGGCAGGGTCTGGTAGTTGGAATTGACTTGGAGAAACAGCATGTCCTGTTGAATGATGGTGAA CTCTGCTATTCCCACCTGATCCTTGCCACAGGGAGTGATGGGCCTTTCCCAGGAAAATTTGACAGACCCATGGACATGCAGTCTGCTATTCAGACCTACGAGGACATGGTTGAAGAG GTTGAAAAATCTCCCCGCATAGTAATTGTGGGCGGTGGTTCTGCTGGTGTTGAAATGGCTGCGGAGGTCAAGACGAAGTATCCCAACAAAGAG GTCACCCTTATTCACTCAAAAGTTGCACTGGCAGATGCAGAAGTGCTCCCCAGAGTTCGGCAGGAGGTGAAGGAGTCCCTTTTAAAAGAGGGGGTACATCTCTTATTGA GTCAGAAAGTTGAAAACCTGCAATCACTGACTTTAAACAAATTCAAAGAGAACATGATAGTGAAGACAGACAAAGGCACAGAGATTGTTACTGACATGGTGATTCTCTGCACTGGGATAAAAGTCAATTCCGCAGCATACAGCGGTGCATTCA GCGACAAGCTGGCAAGTAATGGTGCTTTGCAAGTGAATGAGTACCTTCAGGTTAAAGGATATGATAACATTTATGCTATTGGCGATTGCGCTGATGTGAACGAGCCAAAAATGGCATACCATGCTGGGCTCCATGCAGATGTTGCAGTGACAAACATTGTCAACAGCCTGACACAGAAGCCTCTGAAAACCTATACACCAG GATCACTCACGTTCCTGATCTCACTGGGAAGATGTGATGGAGTGGGCCAAATCAGTGACTGCTACGTGGGACATCTCTTAGTGACAATTGTTAAAAGCAGGGATCTTTTCATCTCACAAAGCTGGAGAAAGATGAATCAGTGTATGCCATGCTAG